Proteins from a genomic interval of Diprion similis isolate iyDipSimi1 chromosome 10, iyDipSimi1.1, whole genome shotgun sequence:
- the LOC124411392 gene encoding uncharacterized protein LOC124411392 has protein sequence MPIQEQKQQEGSAVASGNAKEASNSYVNIEPDHSMWKQLVLVHTQSAWKNLITTMVFVEFQLVLYDVSFRGRTAFPPQTSEIQNSVGQRTVSIRVVELLVLLFLMSGVTIAVMIRTVDMVQLDLNWLEIIEERSTNPKSEFEWCIICYYVMMTQVSGHGFPEVLPGNYSFVFIVVVLAALWVVQAFEIAYMTDILVQRDYNRSLFHREMHLITAYMDEINAPKEMRDNVEKYVTYYWKKQGSSKFNIMKFTLYPTIFLKECALELAWDACKHSHLLRDQPIPFLRNLATVFDREYYRPGEVIFRKYEWKTKLIYVIKGVIQLLSEEDDQSPILSFSGGTVFGESTLIISHRSLCNVIACTKVELNVLHRHKFVKLMSSRFHGIHRVIQSKIRLRYWKAVRMVAIGAALQKNKSHIVNVPACTDVAWLKQTLVVLENRTNRLTRREKKTVQIDTVFTSTDFRYTFEFLDMLVISDDITTMTEQVCLNNGKLPWIFCPNTMILKYWKAFVMVCCLVLTVIIPLHVTLPSFQVIDIIFGLHVFSLVYLFDFIIISSTMIHENDMVYTDILDIISRRMHYMSYWADFVAAFPVDWILEMFGSRNGQVLAYCKLNRLVKIYKFSEIFSFLENEMILPSKKILMIKYAFYMMTLIYLSAAYILMTTCPYFECDPSGWLEIFVATSNEDMDGKFLTSSLFYASQILLGVGINVIVPVLITEYLVSISLIVIGAAFFVYIVSSATACQILDGLTRTWLRFNTTNIALMMDANMVTKSIQNRVLRYLEMEWFSNKAHVLTFERQILDTMTSNLRQELNIERFASLIRKVEFFGGMSEECINEICSVCRLMLLPPREVLGYRGSECREMYIIEKGHCQIWRNVDWMPIDLTKGSELYVLEMCCSINKIHTVTTVTHASVVQLRLQDLMQVVSKFLSEKRCLARVLAKFRNSGEFTKLVGIQSTLMVPNAMVEIEKKLREIDDMKRRQKSPKIQSLEKDTSSDHAIGNVSAERSLKQTLMMLFLCKSTISPNGRFIKVWEGVRFTCAYLLITLYSGDAIFSQLMSEFLRIAAISVLNLMMVIDCYVQLHVQFYNSHRVLVTHPLSTAKHYVNSGMIVDLIAVFPFEYFFLSPASRNTKTLWFCRLNRILMTHRMIGDVMHYYSWPYTFKYMSCVLFLPLIILLCHVFACALLHEFCDLGSDIEESEDFASGIFCSLENVQIKYEENGLITPLQMYIYSLLYVSATLTRIGDVNLKPMRYTAVVYILLMTAVSFLLLMIVVTHTISTISQKDTKLTAYQQQMMILMSYLKENKVSTELRHEVVNYFENFWILRRGTSIIKQMQLFPPALKEDVLWCVYGPSLTKCPGFSQKNESFFRSLFRNMDVKFYSKRSEIMTLNLVHRSVYFIHRGLAEAFGPDGTLIAVLGCGR, from the exons ATGCCGATACAAGAACAGAAACAACAAGAAGGAAGCGCGGTGGCGTCGGGAAATGCCAAAGAAGCGAGTAATTCGTACGTCAACATCGAGCCTGACCATTCGATGTGGAAACAACTGGTTTTAGTGCACACGCAAAGcgcttggaaaaatttaatcacaacGATGGTCTTCGTTGAGTTCCAATTGGTCTTGTACGACGTGTCTTTCAGAGGACGAACGGCGTTTCCACCACAGACTA GTGAAATTCAAAACAGTGTGGGTCAGAGAACAGTTTCCATAAGAGTCGTTGAACTGCTCGTCctgctttttttaatgtcggGTGTCACCATCGCGGTGATGATTCGCACCGTTGACATGGTTCAGCTTGATTTAAACTGGCTGGAGATAATCGAGGAACGATCTACAAATCCCAAGAGCGAGTTTGAATGGTGTATCATCTGCTACTACGTTATGATGACACAAGTATCTGGCCATGG TTTTCCCGAAGTCCTTCCAGGTAACTATAGTTTCGTTTTTATCGTGGTCGTACTTGCTGCTCTGTGGGTGGTTCAGGCTTTTGAAATCGCTTACATGACGGATATACTCGTGCAAAGGGATTACAATCGCTCACTTTTTCATCGTGAGATGCATCTAATAACTGCATATATG GATGAAATAAACGCCCCTAAAGAAATGCGAGACAACGTGGAAAAGTACGTCACTTATTATTGGAAGAAGCAAGGTAGCTCCAAATTCAATATAATGAAATTCACTCTGTATCCAACAATATTCCTGAAAGAATGCGCTTTGGAATTGGCCTGGGATGCTTGCAAGCAT TCGCATTTGTTACGTGACCAGCCAATACCATTCCTTCGGAATTTGGCAACAGTTTTCGATCGTGAATATTACCGTCCTGGTGAAGTGATATTCCGCAAGTACGAATGGAAAACGAAATTGATCTACGTCATAAAAGGTGTCATCCAACTTCTGTCAGAGGAGGACGATCAGTCGCCGATCCTGAGTTTTTCAGGAGGAACAGTTTTCGGCGAAAGCACCTTGATCATCAGCCACAGATCGCTCTGCAACGTGATCGCCTGCACAAAGGTGGAACTGAACGTGCTGCATCGGCACAAATTCGTCAAATTGATGTCATCTAGATTCCATGGAATTCACAGAGTCATTCAGTCCAAGATCAGACTCAGGTACTGGAAAGCAGTCAGAATGGTAGCCATCGGCGCTGCTCTTCAGAAGAATAAGTCCCACATCGT AAACGTGCCCGCCTGCACTGACGTAGCTTGGCTCAAGCAGACGCTAGTAGTGTTGGAAAATCGAACAAATCGTCTGACTCGACGAGAGAAGAAAACTGTGCAGATAGACACAGTCTTTACATCCACAGACTTCAGATAcacatttgaatttttggatatGCTCGTCATATCAGAC GACATCACCACCATGACAGAACAGGTTTGCCTCAACAACGGTAAATTACCGTGGATATTTTGTCCTAATACGATGATTCTCAAATATTGGAAAGCTTTTGTAATGGTCTGCTGTCTCGTTCTGACTGTAATCATTCCGCTCCATGTCACCCTACCGAGTTTCCAGGTTATTGATATCATCTTTGGTCTCCACGTATTTTCTCTGGTCTACCTTTTtgattttatcattatttcgtCGACTATGATTCACGAGAATGACA TGGTGTACACGGACATTCTTGACATTATCTCCAGGAGGATGCATTACATGAGTTACTGGGCTGATTTCGTCGCTGCCTTCCCTGTCGATTGGATATTAGAAATGTTTGGATCCAGAAACGGGCAAGTTCTTGCTTACTGCAAGCTTAATCGGTTGGTGAAGATTTACAAG TTCAGCGAAATCTTTTCGTTTCTTGAAAATGAGATGATCCTACCCTCGAAAAAGATCCTCATGATAAAATACGCGTTCTACATGATGACTCTGATTTACTTGTCCGCTGCTTACATACTGATGACAACCTGCCCATATTTCGAGTGCGATCCATCGGGTTGGCTGGAAATATTCGTAGCAACTTCTAACGAGGACATGGATGGAAAGTTCCTGACTTCGAGCCTCTTCTATGCTTCTCAGATTCTCCTTGGCGTCGGTATAAACGTCATAGTCCCTGTATTGATTACCGAATACCTCGTCAGCATTTCACTCATCGTCATTGGAGCCGCTTTCTTCGTTTACATCGTCTCATCTGCCACAGCCTGCCAAATACTCGACGGACTCACTAGAACTTGGCTCAG ATTTAACACCACAAATATCGCATTGATGATGGATGCAAATATGGTCACCAAGTCGATTCAGAACCGAGTGCTCCGCTACCTCGAGATGGAATGGTTCTCCAACAAGGCTCACGTCCTGACCTTCGAGCGCCAGATCCTTGACACGATGACTTCCAACCTGAGACAGGAGCTGAACATCGAGCGTTTCGCATCGCTGATAAGGAAGGTTGAGTTCTTTGGGGGCATGAGCGAAGAGTGTATAAATGAGATATGCTCTGTTTGTCGACTGATGCTTCTCCCACCGCGCGAGGTGTTGGGCTACAGAGGCAGCGAGTGCAGGGAAATGTACATAATAGAAAAAGGGCACTGTCAAATATGGAGGAACGTTGATTGGATGCCGATCGATCTGACGAAGGGATCGGAACTCTATGTTCTTGAGATGTGCTGCAGCATAAACAAGATTCACACTGTGACGACCGTTACTCACGCTTCCGTCGTCCAGCTTCGACTCCAGGACTTGATGCAAGTGGTGTCCAAATTCCTGTCAGAGAAGAGGTGCCTCGCTCGGGTGTTGGCCAAGTTCAGGAACTCAGGGGAG TTCACGAAGCTCGTCGGTATTCAGTCCACTCTTATGGTGCCAAACGCGATGGTGGAGATTGAGAAGAAGTTGCGAGAAATCGACGACATGAAGCGACGACAAAAAAgcccgaaaattcaaagtttgGAAAAGGACACTTCATCAGATCATGCGATTGGTAACGTCTCTGCGGAGCGATCTTTGAAGCAGACATTAATGAT GTTATTTTTATGCAAGTCCACTATCAGTCCCAACGGAAGATTCATTAAAGTCTGGGAAGGCGTTCGTTTCACCTGCGCTTATCTACTCATCACACTTTATTCAGGAGATGCTATCTTTTCTCAACTTATGTCTGAATTTCTTCGAATC GCAGCGATATCAGTCCTGAATTTAATGATGGTGATTGACTGTTACGTGCAACTTCACGTCCAGTTCTATAACAGTCACAGGGTCTTGGTAACGCATCCATTATCAACGGCTAAACACTACGTCAACAGTGGAATGATCGTTGATCTGATCGCAGTGTTTCCTTTCGAGTACTTCTTCCTCTCCCCAGCGTCCCGGAA CACTAAGACTCTCTGGTTCTGCAGACTTAACAGAATCCTGATGACGCACCGAATGATCGGCGATGTAATGCACTACTACTCTTGGCCATACACGTTCAAGTATATGAGCTGCGTGCTATTTCTCCCGCTGATCATTCTGCTCTGTCACGTTTTTGCTTGCGCTCTTCTGCACGAGTTTTGCGACTTGGGAAGTGACATTGAAGAGAGCGAAGACTTCGCTTCTGGGATTTTCTGCAGTCTCGAAAACGTTCAGATAAAATACG AAGAGAATGGTCTGATAACACCATTGCAGATGTACATTTACTCGTTGCTTTACGTATCCGCAACTTTGACGAGAATCGGAGACGTGAACTTGAAACCCATGAGATACACCGCAGTGGTCTACATTCTCCTGATGACTGCAGTCAGTTTTCTGCTTCTGATGATCGTCGTGACGCACACAATATCAACGATATCGCAGAAAGATACAAAGCTCACCGCTTACCAACAGCAAATGATGATCCTGATGTCATATCTGAAGGAAAACAAAGTTTCCACCGAACTTCGACA TGAAGTCGTAAACTACTTTGAGAACTTCTGGATCCTCAGGAGAGGAACTTCTATCATCAAACAAATGCAGCTCTTTCCTCCTGCGTTAAAGGAAGACGTTCTATGGTGTGTCTATGGCCCATCACTGACGAAA TGTCCCGGATTCTCCCAGAAAAATGAATCCTTCTTCCGATCCCTCTTCCGCAACATGGATGTCAAGTTTTACTCCAAAAGATCGGAGATCATGACACTCAATCTAGTTCACCGTTCAGTTTACTTCATTCATCGGGGATTGGCCGAGGCTTTTGGTCCAGACGGAACTCTCATCGCAGTTCTTGGGTGTGGAAGGTAA
- the LOC124411391 gene encoding uncharacterized protein LOC124411391 — MDSAKYELSRDSYLAETKHHSYSDLWTMLKAVECRVLKITYFLNHKRYKTLPEARNDVAEFFGHLTKASKTAGFVKPRLFLLKAYMNVIRGRMNKAKKLVGVALRNAQNQKNLLMQVSIELHGKAWFDNYSATNIHWIELANQEERVNWHDFCNSSNVDYISIMYCLPKPENYL; from the exons ATGGATTCTGCAAAATACGAGCTTTCCCGTGATAGTTATTTGGCTGAAACTAAGCACCACAGTTACTCTGATTTGTGGACAATGCTGAAG GCTGTGGAATGCCGGGTATTGAAGATAACATATTTCTTGAACCACAAAAGGTACAAAACTTTGCCAGAAGCTAGAAACGACGTAGCCGAGTTTTTCGGGCACTTGACGAAAGCTTCGAAAACTGCTGGCTTCGTAAAGCCGCGACTGTTTTTATTGAAAGCGTACATGAACGTTATTCGAGGGCGCATGAATAAGGCGAAAAAACTTGTTGGTGTGGCCCTGAGAAACGctcaaaaccaaaaaaatctCCTCATGCAGGTCTCCATCGAACTTCATGGAAAG GCCTGGTTCGACAATTATTCAGCGACGAATATACACTGGATAGAACTTGCTAATCAAGAAGAACGCGTTAATTGGCACGACTTTTGCAATTCGTCAAACGTTGATTACATATCGATTATGTATTGCCTTCCAAAACCAGAAAATTACCTTTGA